In a single window of the Podarcis raffonei isolate rPodRaf1 chromosome 14, rPodRaf1.pri, whole genome shotgun sequence genome:
- the LOC128401981 gene encoding vomeronasal type-2 receptor 26-like codes for MYVIGKTISQNLNKKERYKTLVLLTSGSGHSILDDPLPIPHNFYQPGDLVIGGIVSQVFFLYNNLSFIEQPTQIMIDEAISVPKNYQHILALTFAVKEINENPAILSNISLGFRILDSYYTARTTYKATLSLLSTQQMFVPNYRCHNQNILITLIGGYISEISANVAIVSASKKTPQVHHFLRRIVFNNSVGDTVCFSDNGELVTGFDVTNWKMFPNGSVVRVKIGRLEPRAPPGKQLTIYDGQIVWHQRFNQVLPLSVCNDNCNPGYSRKKKEGEKFCCYDCAPCPEGMISDKKVLGTFVKHKDTPIVKANNRTLTYLLLISLLLCFLCSLLFIGQPGKVVCLLRQAAFGIIFSVALSSILAKTITVVLAFMATEPGSRVRRWVGKGPANVLVLSCTSIQTGICALWLSTSPPFPDRDTHSLKGKIILECNEGSVTMFYCVLGYMSWLAFVSFFVAFLARRLPDSFNEAKFITFSMLAFCSVWLSFLPTYLSTKGKYTVAVEIFSILSSGAGLLGCIFSPKCYIILLRPELNDREQLIRKAK; via the exons ATGTATGTCATTGGCAAGACCATCAGTCAGAATCTgaacaagaaagaaagatataaaacCCTTGTGTTGTTGACCAGTGGATCTGGACACAG CATCCTTGATGATCCTCTTCCTATTCCTCATAATTTTTACCAGCCGGGCGACCTGGTCATTGGGGGAATTGTTTCTCAGGTCTTTTTCCTCTACAATAACCTCTCTTTCATAGAACAGCCTACACAGATAATGATTGATGAAGCCAT TTCAGTGCCTAAgaactaccagcacatcctggccttaaCATTTGCTGTCAAAGAGATCAATGAAAATCCTGCAATCTTGTCAAATATCTCTCTGGGTTTCCGCATCCTGGACAGCTACTATACTGCACGAACGACTTATAAGGCCACACTCAGTCTGCTTTCCACACAACAGATGTTTGTCCCCAACTACAGATGTCACAACCAGAACATCTTGATAACTCTCATTGGAGGATACATTTCTGAGATCTCTGCCAATGTGGCCATCGTTTCAGCAAGCAAGAAAACTCCACAG GTCCATCACTTTCTACGGCGTATTGTATTCAATAACAGCGTTGGAGACACTGTGTGCTTCAGTGACAATGGAGAATTAGTTACAGGCTTTGATGTTACAAACTGGAAAATGTTCCCTAATGGGTCGGTGGTCAGAgtcaaaattggaagactggaacCTCGGGCTCCTCCAGGAAAACAGTTAACCATTTATGATGGCCAAATTGTCTGGCATCAAAGATTTAATCAG GTGTTGCCtctttctgtgtgcaatgacaaCTGCAATCCAGgctacagcaggaaaaagaaggagggagagaagttctgctgctatgattgtgctccatgtccagaagggatgaTTTCTGACAAAAAGG TACTTGGAACTTTTGTGAAGCACAAGGACACTCCcatcgtcaaagccaacaaccggaccCTCACCTacctcctcctcatctccctccttctctgcttcctctgctccttgctcttCATTGGTCAGCCTGGAAAGGTGGTCTGCCTTCTCCGACAAGCAGCCTTTGGCATCATTTTCTCGGTGGCCCTTTCCAGTattttggccaaaaccatcaccgtGGTTCTAGCATTCATGGCAACGGAACCAGGATCCAGGGTGAGAAGATGGGTAGGAAAAGGGCCGGCCAATGTTCTTGTCCTTTCCTGCACCTCCATTCAAACCGGAATTTGTGCTCTGTGGTTAAgcacttcccctcccttcccagatAGGGACACACACTCATTGAAAGGGAAAATCATCCTGGAATGTAATGAAGGATCAGttaccatgttttactgtgtcttgggCTATATGAGCTGGCTAGCCTTTGTCAGCTTCtttgtggctttcctagccaggaggTTGCCAgatagtttcaatgaagccaagttcatcaccttcagcatgctggcattttgcagtgtttggttatcaTTTCTCCCAACTTACCTAAGCACTAAAGGGAAATACacagtggctgtggagatcttctccatcttatcATCCGGTGCTGgattactgggttgcatcttttctccaaaatgctacatcattctgctgaggcctgagctgaacgaCAGGGAGCAGCTCATAAGAAAAGCAAAATGA
- the LOC128401980 gene encoding vomeronasal type-2 receptor 26-like: MLVAMLLLVLLCHVVGQKHSINCSIQDDPLPIPHEFYHPGDLVIGEIVSQVFFLHNLLSFLKQPTQIVINEPIIRDDPLPIPHEFYLPGDLVISEIVSQVFLLYNLLSFMEQPTQIVIDEPISVPKNYQHILALAFAVKEINENPNILSNLSLGFHTLNSYYTAKTTYKATLSLFSAQRRFVPNFKCHNHKNLIALIGGCISEISANVAVISAIYKTPQMVPNEAQQHIGVVQLLKHFGWTWIGLLAVDDDKGDRFLLTMVPMLDENGICYAFIMRIPKWNYVDEMIKYVSQRIEHYVTVFREKANVHQFLQSIVFNNSAGDIVHFNENAELVVGFDVTNWRIYSNGSVVRAKVGKLNPQAPFGRELTIHDDLIVWHKSFNQGLPVSVCNDNCYPGSSRKKKEGEKFCCYDCFPCPEGTISNQKDMDACVECAEENYPNQDQTGCIPRGLSYLSYQEKLGLSLAVSALAFSLITTFVLATFVKHKDTPIVKANNRSLTYLLLISLLLCFLCSLLFIGQPGKGTCLFRQMTFSIVFSVALSSILAKTITVVLAFMATKPGSRMRRWVGKGLANCVVFSCSFLQAGICTLWLSASPPFPDTDMQSLKSEIILECNEGSAAMFYCALGYMGFLAVVSLLVAFLARKLPDSFNEAKFITFSMLVFCSVWLTFVPTYLSTKGKYMVAVEVFSILSSSAGLLGCIFFPKCYIIVLRSDLNNKESLIRGRK; the protein is encoded by the exons ATGCTGGTTGCAATGCTTCTGCTTGTCTTGCTGTGTCATGTTGTGGGCCAGAAACATTCCATTAACTGTAGCATACAAGATGATCCCCTCCCGATCCCTCATGAATTTTACCATCCTGGAGACCTGGTCATTGGAGAGATTGTTTCTCAGGTCTTCTTCCTCCATAATCTCCTCTCTTTCCTGAAACAGCCGACACAGATTGTGATTAATGAGCCGAT CATACGTGACGATCCTCTCCCTATTCCTCATGAGTTTTACCTGCCGGGAGACCTGGTCATCAGTGAAATTGTTTCTCAGGTCTTCTTGCTCTACAATCTCCTCTCTTTCATGGAACAGCCGACACAGATTGTGATTGATGAGCCAat TTCAGTGCCAAAgaactaccagcacatcctggccttagCATTTGCTGTCAAAGAGATCAATGAAAATCCCAACATTTTATCGAATCTCTCTCTGGGATTTCACACCCTCAATAGCTACTACACTGCAAAGACGACCTACAAGGCCACCCTCAGCCTCTTTTCTGCACAGCGTCGCTTTGTCCCCAACTTCAAGTGTCACAACCACAAGAACCTGATAGCTCTGATTGGAGGATGCATCTCTGAAATCTCTGCCAACGTGGCCGTCATTTCAGCCATCTACAAGACTCCACAG ATGGTCCCAAATGAAGCCCAACAGCACATCGGGGTTGTACAGTTACTCAAACATTTTGGATGGACATGGATTGGACTATTGGCTGTGGATGATGACAAAGGGGACAGGTTTTTGCTGACAATGGTCCCAATGCTTGATGAAAATGGCATCTGTTATGCCTTCATCATGAGAATACCAAAATGGAATTATGTGGATGAGATGATAAAATATGTTTCACAACGCATAGAACACTATGTAACTGTCTTCAGGGAGAAAGCCAAT GTCCATCAATTTCTACAGAGCATTGTATTCAACAACAGCGCTGGAGATATTGTACACTTCAATGAAAATGCAGAATTAGTTGTAGGTTTCGATGTTACAAACTGGAGGATTTACTCCAATGGTTCAGTGGTTAGAGCCAAAGTTGGAAAACTGAACCCTCAAGCTCCTTTCGGCAGGGAGTTAACCATTCATGATGATCTGATTGTGTGGCATAAAAGCTTTAATCAG GGGCTGCCAGTTTCTGTGTGCAACGACAACTGCTATCCCGGCtccagcaggaaaaagaaggagggagagaaattctgctgctatgattgttttccatgtccagaagggacaATCTCTAATCAGAAGG ATATGGATGCCTGTGTCGAGTGCGCAGAAGAAAACTACCCAAACCAGGACCAAACAGGGTGTATTCCAAGGGGCCTGAGCTACCTCTCCTACCAAGAAAAGTTAGGGCTCAGCTTAGCTGTCTCCGCTCTGGCTTTCTCCCTGATCACCACCTTCGTGCTGGCGACTTTTGTGAAGCACAAGGACACTCCcatcgtcaaagccaacaaccgcagcctcacctacctcctcctcatctccctccttctctgcttcctctgctccttgctcttCATTGGTCAGCCTGGAAAAGGGACCTGCCTCTTCCGACAAATGACTTTCAGCATCGTCTTCTCGGTGGCCCTTTCCAGTAttctggccaaaaccatcaccgtGGTTCTAGCATTCATGGCAACCAAGCCAGGATCCAGAATGAGGAGATGGGTGGGGAAGGGGCTGGCCAATTGCGTGGTCTTTTCCTGCTCTTTCCTTCAAGCTGGCATTTGCACCCTTTGGCTGAGTGCttcccctccattcccagatacAGACATGCAGTCACTGAAGAGTGAGATCATCCTGGAATGCAATGAGGGTTCAGCTgccatgttttattgtgctttgggTTATATGGGTTTTCTGGCCGTTGTGAGTCTCCTTGTGGCTTTCCTGGCCAGaaagttacctgacagttttaaCGAGGCCAAATTTATCACGTTTAGCATGTTGgttttctgcagtgtttggctgacctttgttccaacctacctgagcaccaaagggaaatacatggtagccgtggaggtcttctccatcttgtcctccagtgctgggttactgggttgcatctttttccctaaatgctacatcattgtgctGAGGTCTGACCTGAACAATAAGGAAAGCCTAATAAGGGGAagaaaatag